Part of the Engraulis encrasicolus isolate BLACKSEA-1 chromosome 1, IST_EnEncr_1.0, whole genome shotgun sequence genome, cagtggagtctttcatctgccatttacgcacaataaagtaaatttaggtcgccccagtaagctgcaacttcaaacgaaGGTTGTATGacgttacttttctaagcttttgtggtatccgatacgatgccatgttacagcttgttgcttagggatgccttgaaaattttcagtaatttaaagggtgcctcgcctaaaaaaaggttgagaaacactgagtctAACTGGAGAAGTGTGGGTGTCCTAACTGGAGAAGTGTGGGTGTTGTTGACGTCTACAGATCTATGTAGAAATCGAGCGCGCTCGCCTGACCAAGACCTTGGCCAACATCAAGGAGCAGAGTGGCGACGTGAAGGAGGCCGCTGCCATCCTGCAAGAACTCCAGGTAAACTTGTCTTTACTgtaacatacactcactcactcactctcactctctctctctctctgtctgtctctctctgtctgtctctctctgtctgtctctctctgtctgtctctctctgtctgtctctctctgtctctctctctgtctgtctctctgtatgtctctctctctctctctctctctctctctctctctctctctctctctctctctctctctctctctctctctctctctcttttttttttttttactggggtCACGTTATCCACTCTCACTGCTTCACGTTTTACTGGATGAAGGTGCATATCCTTCAGCTCCATCTGTCTAAAGCAGAGATCCCATTTTGTATTGATCAGCTGGTAATATTTTATACAGCAGAGATCCCATTTTGTATTGATCAGCTGGTAATATTTTATTCAGGCtggacccactcgcaggcaaaaataattttgtgggtgggtggggctagtttactaggctaggtcACAGACTTTCCAGTTAACAGCTGCTGTAAGATGCTCCTTCCTTTCTGTGATGTAGGCTTCTGTGCATATGGCTccatctcgttctctctctctctccctctctacccttctctctctctctctctctctctctctctctctctctctctgtatctctctctctctcctctcttctctctctctctctctctctctctctctctctctctctctctctctctctctctctgtatctctctctctctctctctctctctctctctctctctgtatctctctctctctgtctctctctctctgtctctctctcgctgtctctctgtctctctctctctgtatctctctctctgtatctctctctctctctctctctctctctctctgtatctctctgtatctctctctctctctctctctctctctctctctctctctctctctctctctctctctcctgtctctctctctctctctctctcctctctctctctctctctctctctctctctctctctctctctctttctttctctctgtccaggTTGAGACATATGGCTCCATGTAGAAAGCGCCTTGAGGCGGccttagttgtgatattgcgttATATAAATACCGGCTGCAttatgtatattgtattgtattgtgttgtgttgtaggttGAGACTTATGGCTCgatggagaagaaggagaaggtggAGTTTATCCTGGAGCAGATGCGCTTGTGCATCGCCGTCAAGGACTACATCCGCACCCAGATCATCAGCAAGAAGATCAACACCAAGTTCTTCCAGGAGGATGGCACCCAGGTAAGACGCCATTACGACATTGTATTGAGAGAAATTGCTGAAAAAGTAATTAGCAGCTTTTAAAATACGTAGTCATAAAGGGTGGTTTTGGTGAATCGAATTTTATTCCCTCGCTTTGTTGTACCAGAAAGACTTGGGGGAGCAAAGTAGAGTTGTTAACATTGAGTAGCCACCACATGTACACATCGTTATTTGATGTTGACAAACGGCTCTTGACTTTGACTCAGTCATCAGCTCAGCCCCTGGAACGCTCCAATCCGGCAACGCCTGCCCACCCAGTAATCTGTAACTAACCTACAGTATActttggggggtactcatggcacaactaagaggcttagggggtacgcgagacaaaaaaggttgggaaacactgctttaggagACCGTAGGTTAGGAGACCTTAACGAGACTTAATGTTgagaataaagaaagagaaaaagagtttgcttagcactgtagatggttgtgtagtgcagtgtttctcaacctttttttaggcgaggcaccctttcaattcatgaaaaatttcaaggcaccacaaaaaatggcatcacatccgataaactaccacacaagcttagaaaagtaacacatttggagacctctGATGACCTactttcgaagttgcagctgactggtgcgacctacagtatatttactttattgtgcgtaaatgaaagattccactgactagcattaacttatcaatttagacaaatatgtattatattacagaatttatttatcagccacatttccgcggcatcCCTTAGggtggcccgcggcaccccagggtgccccgacacccctgttgagaaacacaggtGTAGTGCATATCTTGTCCTAGTCGCCAACAAATCCCACAGAAAGAAAGATGAgtaggacaacgcccccttaggagaccaaacttgtgCACACTTTGTTCATTGCATGGGGTAGGCGGGGTTTAACATATCCCACTCTACCAGACGATGTTTGGTGACGTGGTGGAGTAATAATGTAATATCTCTGTCCATAAGATCTCTGGCGACGTGTCtataagacagtgtttcccatacattgaggaaactatggcggcccgccatagtttaaatttggccgccatagtttacgaaaatgtaaaaaaaaaaaaaaaaaaaaaaaaatttttttttttttttttaaacgatatccgtttttgttaaaaacgatttgaattacgattttgaatttccttcgcattttcctcctggagtaaatacatcctagacTCTGTATTgattagataagtagtcccacggtaacacagaatgaggggaaagcattaggaagtgaccataagggtattacagttgattcatgtgtgcacacgtgtaacatcgggtgagtagaacatgtgcgcaacgatgcgttatgacacgccgatatgcgaggatcttcgcccaaatcgctagtcgcatgcatcatcgctaactgcgtttacatcgcgtgccgcgtgtaagggaaatgttagttgtttacatgtatggaattcacttcaatttgtgctgtttcttgcttcagttgtggacaaaacgattggccaaactcacaatagaaagcctttgctgtgctactgtcccagagagctgaaaaaaaaaaaccttcatagaaaaagtccctcttaacaggggtgttaaccaatccaatgagttctctcattgctctctctctctctctctctctctctctctctctctctctctctctctctctctctctctctctctctctctctctctctctcatagtagcctactatttacccataacaaatggtgaatttctgagccctttttaatttgtagcctataccactgaaggcatgataatgcttcatcatattttagaaatagggcctatgtgccttttatataccaaatgttcatcattttgaaattgtttcagttgtttatgactgtgtatgactgaaattatctctacataccatcagtgctgcattgctttgtaaagataggctattcaacacactttaaaaacacactgaaaagatacggccatagtagcctactaaaaacattttgttcataataatggtgattaataaatggtggtcttcaattttcatactgacatccttaaatttgactttgtagatcacggcagaccatcaacttcaaaagtaggctagatcttggttaaaaaaaggttgggcacccctgctatagagagaaccacaagtgcttgaaagacagggatcaaaagcctagtcaagttgttgtagttaacttgggtttgggagcaatataaaaaaccttcagagaagggacagttgggatgagtttactaacactccctaggctttgttttacagttgtaatgagtttggtgacagaccttcattgacacagcagaggagacatcgggctgcatatagaaattaatgtgtaatgaatgtgaatatagacataaatgtgtaatatgttgttcagcccttttaaccctatccagaccgggcttttttggcattcctgggaccgggggggggctcttttgaccccccccctcataacttaggaaccgaatggcgtatgaccaccaaacttggaggggatgatcttcagccaaagaactatgactgacatcagtttggtgtcattattggacattatgacatcattatgacgtcatttcctgattttattgcccaaaatgtcaccttaatgtattttccatctaacttgggtaatgcacatcaattttggttattatgtgcatcagaccacttcaaatgttcacaagggtgtctgatgctaatgaaaatgtaaaaaaatgtgaaaagtgatgatgatgagacttagatcagtgatttttggtcaggcgtacctgtcagaaaaccgttgccatggcaacaacaaaaatgataaacctaatcttttggtatcacattgtagccaacttcattttaggaaaagtcacaaagtttcgtagtcatagctttagtcattcaggagttatacgacatcaaagttggtgcgggcacttttagcccccccccggtctggatagggttaatgggaggaatttggaaaaaactggccctgtgaccagcacccctcatgtagaatgtgtacgcctacagatatgtgtgggggaaaaggcatagcctaccctctaagaccctttttgtctatgcgttaacaatttcacagtgctcttaaattcttatctgtgctcctattttattttattattgtttcccagacccctacatgagggacgaatgaagctgtgttgtaaacagaaattattcactgtactgcattttttgacaatgacaatgtactactattatacaagtcatgggtaaaatcttatgtagccttatttctcaaaatataaatggctgaaatataggcccaggcctacagtttctccatgcgccaatgtcatactgtagtcattgttttgccgttttgcatttacgctgcaagaataccccccccctcccccccccccaaaaaaaggcccgcgtgagaagacccaaccccccccccccccccccccacggacaaaataaaccccggctgcccccatagtttccaaaatttctgtgggaaacactgtaagaTCTTTAGTGACGTGTTGTACAAGATCTCTGGTGGCGTGTTGTATATAAGATCTCTGGTGACGTGttctataagatctctggtgacgtgttctataagatctctggtgacgtgttctataagatctctggtgaCGTGTTGTATATAAGATCTCTGGTGACGTGTTGTATATAAGATCTCTGGTGACGTGTTGTATAAGATCTCTGGTGACGTGttctataagatctctggtgaCGTGTCTATAAGATCTTTAGTGGCGTGTTGTATAAGATCTCTGGTGACGTGTTGTATAAGATCTCTGGTGACGTGGTGCAGTAATAATATAATATCTccgtctataagatctctggtgaCGTGTTGTATAAGATCTCTAGTGACGTGTTGTATAAGCTCTCTGGTGACGTGTTGTATAAGATCTCTGGTGACGTGGTGCAGTAATAATATAATATCTCCGTCTATAAGCTCTCTGGTGACGTGTTGTATGATGACACCGCACAGGAGTCCAAGCTGAAGTACTACAACCTGATGATCCAAGTGGACCAACACGAGGGCTCCTACCTCTCCATCTGCAAACACTACCGCGCCATCTACGACACGCCCTGCATCCTAGAGGACAGCAGCAAGTGGCACCAGGTACGCTGActactgttacattacattatattacattatattacagtattattacattacactaccgCGCCATCTACGACACGCCCTGCATCTTAGAGGACAGCAGCAAGTGGCACCAGGTACGCTTATtacaatattacactacattatattacattatattagtgtTATATTACACTACCGCGCCATCTACGACACGCCCTGCATCCTAGAGGACAGCAGCAAGTGGCACCAGGTACGCTTATTACTGTTAcagtattattacattacaacactacactacattatattacattacattacattatattgcattatattgcattatattacagtattattacattattattacattacactaccgCGCCCTCTACGACACCCCCTGCCTCCTGCAGGTCAGCAGCAAGTGGCACCAGGTTAttactgttacattacattacattacattacattatattacagtattattacagtattattacattacactaccatGCCATCTTTActgcatattttgtgtgtgtgtgcgtgtgttgtccatcagtatgttagtcttccaattgcagtgtgtgtgtgtgtattacgtttttgacaataaagttgacttgacttgacttgactggttgTGTCTTTTAGGCCTTGAAGAGTgtggtgacttgacttgactctttaAGGGCGTGGGGCTGTATTGACTTGTCTTATTATGACATTATTGTCGTGTGTCTTTCAGGCCTTGAAGAGCGTGGTGCTGTACGTCATCTTGGCTCCGTACGACAACGAGCAGTCCGACCTGGTGCACAGGATCAACGCTGACAAAAAACTAGAAGAGATTCCCAAATACAAGTGAGTGAGCGTGCGCTGGAGAACACCTCTCATGACTATAATTGTATCCTCGTTGTCCAACCCTCCCTTCCTGtgcatgttgtggtgtgtgttgttgtccaacCCTCCCTTcctgtgcatgttgtgtggtgtgtgttgttgtccaacCCTCCCTTCCTGtgcatgttgtggtgtgtgttgttgtccaacCCTCCCTTCCTGtgcatgttgtggtgtgtgttgttgtccaacCCTCCCTTcctgtgcatgttgtgtggtgtgtgttgttgtccaacCCTCCCTTCCTGtgcatgttgtggtgtgtgttgtttttagCATGCTTATTCATGTGTGGGAGACTGTTGCCATAGTAACGCTGGTCCACATGCCTAACACTGTGCACATTTGTTCAGTAGTAGTAAAGtatgtccagtaagtgtgtgtgtgtgtgtccatgttattCAGGGAGCTCCTGAAGCAgtgcgtacagtacagtagtagtagtaatacagTAGTAATTACAGTGAgtggtacagtagtagtagtagtgttattACAGTGAGTGTATATCTCTACTTGTGTTGTCCAGGGAGCTCCTGAAGCAGTATGTGTTCAGTAGTAGTAGTGTTATTACATTAAGTGTATCTCTGtgcccttgtgttgtgttgtttaggGAGCTCCTGAAGCAGTTCACCACCATGGAGCTGATGCGTTGGGCCGCATGTGTTCAGTAGTAGTTAGTAGTATTAGTGTTATTACAGTGAGTGTATATCTCTACTTGTGTTGTCCAGGGAGCTCCTGAAGCAGTTCACCACCATGGAGCTGATGCGTTGGGCCGCGGTGACCGAGGACTTTGGCAAGGAGCTGCGGGAGGGATCACCTGACAGCCCGGCCACCGACGTCTTCACCTACGCAGAGGAGGGACAGAAGAGATGGGGAGACCTCAAGAACAGAGTTGTGGAACATGTCAGTATTGCAGAACACTACActgcgctacgctacgctacactacccagcatgcaccactacactacactacactacactattatCGAGATGGGGAGACCTCAAGAACAGAGTTGTGGAACACGTCAGTATTGCagaacactactctacactacactacactacactacccagcatgcaccactacactacactattatAGAGATGGGAAGACCTCAAGAACAGAGTTGTGGAACACGTCAGTATTGCAgaacactactctactctacactacactacccagcatgccacgctacgctacgctacgctacactagactacactagactagactagactagactacacttggctgacgcttttatccaaagcaacttacagataccTTTGATCCAAAGCAGCTtggatattacagggtattggttccagtccctgcagcagtgtgggcgtAAGTGcttcaagggctcttcagcctcGGGGGGAGAAGGGGATTAAGGGTGAAGGGcggggttcgaacctgcaacccgctGATCTTGAAATCACATTTTCATGTGACGTCAGACACCTAGGAACACcgaacatttcaatgcattcaatTCGTTACCTGACATTCAATACATTTAACTAGTTATCTTACATTCGATGCTGATGCAAAAGTTgcgaaagtttttttttgttgatgCGACCGTCTTCTGCCATAAGCCAGTCATCGCCGTAATGGAGTAATGTACTAACTGCTTTGCCTCAAAATGGAGCTTGTGTGCCTTCATTATGTTGCATGTAGTGTTGGCTAAAATGGCCATTTCAATTTCAATCTCTATGTGTGTCATCTTCATGAAAGATGGTGGTGACCATTTATTGGTTACTTGCAGTGCATTTCTTGAATGCAGTGCTTCAGATAAAAGTTAAGatgtgcaatgttgtgaatgAACCCTTTTGTGCATTTTAATTTCAGAACATCCGCATCATGGCCAAGTACTACACCAGAATAACCATGAAGAGGATGGCCGGATTGCTGGATCTCTCTGTCGATGTAAGTTGAACATTTTCGCCGCTGCACATTTCAGAATAACTAAAGCCAGGCATAcactgcagatttttttttgtgtttggttTTTTTGGCCCGATTTTTTGGTGACTTTTTAGtcattttatttctattttcaCACATAgtatattcggtaacactttattttagggatacatctattagcactaatacatacaatgttaacgcctgcgtaagtaacttgtaaggcatgtactaagcaaacgctaaggcctactaggtccttactaaggttaaattggtaataaatcccttattgtgcatgaacaagacatttgcgaatacatgcctaacaaatgtttgattttgctttgtacatgccttacaagttacttatacagggacattgtatgtattagtgctaacagatgtatgcctaaaataaagtgttaccgaatattcATTCTTGTTTGACGTCCGTGGTGTCTGGTTAGGAGTCAGAGGAGTTCCTGTCCAATCTGGTGGTGAACAAGACCATCTACGCCAaactgcaaaaatgacagtacttgggccatactagaaaatattagtttactaccttgtaaactttcatgaaaagatcaaatttggcaataggcaacccagtccaataagcagcatagttgcagtaccttttttaaccatttcctgcacaatgtatCTAAAAATTCACCGAAGAATCGTGGCaaaatttttagtcattttatttCCATTTTCACACACGGTATATTCATTCTTGTTTGACGTCCGTGGTGTGTCCTGGCAGGAGTCAGAGGAGTTCTTGTCCAACCTGGTGGTGAACAAGACCATCTACGCCAAAGTGGACCGTCTGGCCGGCATCATCAACTTCCAGCGGCCCAAAGACCCCAACGACCTGCTGAACGACTGGTCCCACAAGCTGAACTCCCTCATGGCCCTCGTCAACAAGACCACCCACCTCATCGCCAAGGAGGAGATGATTCACAACCTGCAGTAGTTTAGTTTGGAGTCTCGTCTCTCTAAAGGTCGCAAGTTTGAAATGGGTGCCAGAAGGTCATCTTATTGGAGGgaggcccattttttttttttttcctgtcaaAAAAAATCGCCTCCAAGTTTTTTTTGGACTGAACATCACAACCAACCAAACTAATTTAGAGTACTCACCTGACCCCACTTTAAATGTATTGGTTGTGCATTTTGTAGTACAATATTTGCTGCAACAtgttctgttaaaaaaaaaaagttctgtgtGGCCTGCAAGTCAATGTTGAAAAAACTGTCCCATTTGCTTCACCTGTGTTAATAAAGGTATGTGGTCCATTTTCTAAAAGCCTGAAGTGGTAAGTTATGAAGTGGTCATGAAGTGGTAAGGTAGTCGTGGTCATAACTTTAACAGGGGAGCGATGGTGAGTCAGTTCAGCTGTGGGCCGCTTTGAACTACACTATGCTGTTAACGTGTGCTTGTCTTTTTTTATGTGTAATCTTTGCAATACAAAATATGAAACCAACAATATGGCTCACATTGAGTTGATCATTTTAATTCTGAAGTGTAAGTTTGAGCCTGGgaagctcaactgggaaactccaactcccattgtcaatgtgacacagcactcaactgCACAGAACaacattgcattcatgcctcacccgtgcatgggggaagcccccaatggcgccccatggggagcagtgcagcggtacagtgccatgctcagggtgcctcagtcatggaggaggatgggggagagcactggttaattactacccccaccaacctggcaggtcgggagtcgaaccggcaacctttgggttccaagtctgatgccctaactgcttacccatgactgcccctcaaCCCAATCCCTATGGTGCAACAAGTGGTTGTCCAAGTTAACCACCACTGACTATTGATACTTACAGCACTCGAGATATGTATAGCCTACCATTGAAATTTCTCTGAAATGGTGTTGGAGTCTTATGTGttaatattcatttttttaaacagaatTTGACACATTGGGTCACATAGCGGACTGTCCTTCAGCAGAGAGAGTGTAGAATCTTGGGTCTCCAGTCTCAAACACGTCATTCACTGCTTTATAGGGAAAGAATAACCGCCATTTTTTCATATATTATGTTTTGTGGTACCCAACCAAATCAAATATGGATAATAGTTAAACTGTGTATTACTATCAAGAAAGGGGTGGAAATCCGTTCAAATCTTAACCTGCGTGATCACCTTCAAACCCCAATGTAGCATTGACCATAACCATAACCACCTTTTTAACTATGTAATTGACCATAACCATAACCACCTTTTTAATTATGTAATTGACCATAACCATAACCACCTTTTTAATTATGTAATTGACCATAACCATAACATGAACATAACCTACAGGAAACGGCTTAATAACATTCACATGAACATTGTTTCGCAAAATGCAATGGAAACATTGGAATTAAACCATAATGGTGACTATCTGAATGTAAAATGGACATTTTGTCATATAATACACGATTATGATAATACCTCACAGTGACTGGGCCGGTCATGTTACGATGCCATTTAAAAGAATGTCAACACATTATTGCCCAAACCAAATGTTTTATTGTTTGGTTGTATACAAGCTCTTTAGATTGTCtacaatacatacataaatagaaaaaggcacaaaaaaaGTTTCGTCGTTTCCCTTTTGTAAAGCGCACTGTAATCCAAATCCAAATCCAGCCCTCCGGTCCAGTCGGGTTCCTGCTCGTCACCACGGCCTCCGTCAATGATAACAACATGCTTCATTCATTGATAAATATTTAGGTTTAATTTTCGCATCTATTTACAGACtacaattataaaaaaaaaatctttaaaagtcATGCGTAACCTGTAAATATTACAAGCATTCTGTACAGTGGTATGTGATACAAATTTGCTTTCATACTAATAATGTGAACGTGTTGCTTCTTcagtcaaaaaaagaaaaaaactcaaaGAAAATAAAAGTTGTTGATCATTCTTTGACAGCAGGAAGATGTTCAGTTTGAAAGTCATCAGTGTTGAGATGCAACAGTAGAGTCATCATTGTTGATGTAACACTAGCGTCATCAGTGTTGCTCATGACATGGCGTATCAGCTGATTCATTACAGTTGTAGATACAATGGCGGGTTATGAATGAAACGTTTCCATGGTTACTCTACAGCATCAGGAATATCTTTGGTCAGTGACCTACGCAGCGCcagtacagtacaataacatTACCCCCATCACACCTAGTacgccagtacagtacagtacaataacatTACCCCCATCACACCTATTctgccagtacagtacagtacccaggtagcaaagtttatctggcccattgctggcccgatccttttttcgcgagtgataacagtcggcccgattttggctttgtccgcggcccaataatggtcctactaccgtatgccgacagtgtcggctcagtgttggctcagttactgcatgagactgacagttattttcagtgtcggcagagtgttggctcagttactgcatgaagtgacagttattttcagtgttctatgaagtgttggctgagtcacggtaaccagtgttccagccgagccgactctcagccgacagtgccgacattctgccaagatcaggccgactgttcttaacggtttttgctacctgggtacattacagcagtggttcccaacatatgggtcgggacccaatttATGGGTCACAAAAGATTCACAGGGGgtcacggagccctcttgattttaaggggtttcatttgaaatatatagcCCATGATGATTAgcctaaatgacaaagcatttaactaatacatgcatagaagcagcaaattgtaagtgctacattaaacatgtattctatatttgaccaaagacgaattgaggaataaaataactaaaattaattttcccaggaaacagagggcatcttgtgactctgtctcgtgcgggcgctcgcgtggttgggtcaccaaagcttacaatagtaaaaacatgggtcccttaagaaaaaggttgggaaccactgcagtacagtacaataacatTACCCCCATCACACCTAGT contains:
- the psmd12 gene encoding 26S proteasome non-ATPase regulatory subunit 12; translation: MADERAERSDGKIVKMEVDYSSTVDQRLPECEKMAKEGRLQEGIESLLSLEKQTRTASDMVSTSRILVAIVQMCHEAKDWDALNENVMLLSKRRSQLKQAVAKMVQECCKYVDNLTDLTVKLRLIDTLRTVTAGKIYVEIERARLTKTLANIKEQSGDVKEAAAILQELQVETYGSMEKKEKVEFILEQMRLCIAVKDYIRTQIISKKINTKFFQEDGTQESKLKYYNLMIQVDQHEGSYLSICKHYRAIYDTPCILEDSSKWHQALKSVVLYVILAPYDNEQSDLVHRINADKKLEEIPKYKELLKQFTTMELMRWAAVTEDFGKELREGSPDSPATDVFTYAEEGQKRWGDLKNRVVEHNIRIMAKYYTRITMKRMAGLLDLSVDESEEFLSNLVVNKTIYAKVDRLAGIINFQRPKDPNDLLNDWSHKLNSLMALVNKTTHLIAKEEMIHNLQ